The sequence aatagaGCAACAACAATACTGACCAACCTATGCACTATCAACGTATATTTCATGCTGAATTTAATGAAATAGATTTGGTAttgtaattattattattattttctataaattGGCCAAAATTGGACAAGTTTGACTCggacaaacctaatacgacatgtaaataaaaacagagggagtaggaATATGTGAAAGAGAAACACCATATGCAtgtcaaaatttcaaaagatatataataaataactgaTATTGAAATGTATAAAACAAAATACCAGGAATCGGCTCTTACATTGAAACATTCACCTATAGGGATACCTTCAAATGTCATCACTTCTTCAACAAGCCAGCCATTCTTATTAGGCAAAGGGGACTTCTGTTGGGTGCTCATTGCTTCTCCCTCGTGCTGCGCTGATTTCTTGTCGAACTTGTAATGAACTTGCCTCTGGTAAACATCAGGTCTGACAGGTTCCCATTCTGTAACAGAGTAGTCCAAACAGCCAACTTTCTCCATCACCCGACGCTCCAAGGGACCACCCTCAAAAATGCTCATGGCTGTTGATACCTAATGACACATAAAGTTGATTACAATGTAACGCTACGATTCTTTGTGGAGCACAAAGTGGATTGCACACCATGTCTTGAtggaaaaaaaataaggaaTCTTACACCAAAAGGTTTTGTAGATGAAAATACTCCTGACATTTTGGCATCTTCTATGCCTAAGAAAGATCCACCTTCTTCATTTTGGAAGTCTTCTGTTTCTGATTCCTCCTCTACGAGCTGTACTTTTTGTTCAGGGGTCAAGGACCTTGCCTTCCACAGTGCCATTATTGTTCTGCAAAGCAGATTATTGGTATTTTGAACAAACATATTCATGAAAAAACAGATCAAATTGGTGAGGGATAAATAGACAGAAAAGATAGTGTCCTTTTCAAGGAATTCACTTGTGACGGTCAATCACATATGACAAATTAGGTCCATAtgtatcattcaagaaaatgtACTTACTTATGTGCGACACTGAATGAGACAAAAGACTGGAAATGAAACTTGAGTCTTCCTTcactgtccagttgctttgctccATGCTTTGCATCAATTCCTCTGCCCTTGCGAAGAATAATCACCAGAGACGGACTTCCCATTGAAGCCAGGGTTGCAGGGACCACTAGGATTTGTTCAATATCTTcccaaagaaagaagaatttTGTTTTGTTACCAAAAAGGTTTGTGTAAAACCCAAATATTCTTGGAGACAGAAAAAGGCGACCCTGCAACACAGGCAGACATGAGTCAGATCTTAGGGATGATGACAGAAAAAGTCATGTTTAGTTTGTCATAATGTTACAGTAGCATGACAATGTAAAATACAAAATTGTCATAATCTCAAAGCATGGTTATTCTCTGCGTATCGTTGATCATTGAGGAGAATCATTCAATCAAGACAAGCAGATGAATAGGTTAAATATATTGTTAAACAGGATTTTGAGGCCGAATCATGTGAATACCAACAATCAGGAATAGAAGGTGAAAAGTATGACTACCATCTATAAATTTGCAAACCTCCGGTATACAATTCATGTGCCTAAATCTGATCAATTGCTTTTTGGATAATAAGAACACAGTAGTGAAGTATCAAGTATTACAAAATGGATGGAAGCTCAGCCACAGTATGATAGAAAAGCAGCAAAAAAGCAATTAAGGGTAAAGAATGAACATTTACCTGTGTCAGCATTTTCCTCTTTAAGTGACAAGTAAAATCATTGATAAGAAATTCTTCTGGTGGCAAAGAAAAGATTTTCTGGAATGCTAAATTTGCGTGAGGAGACCTCACAGCAATCTGCAGAATGAATTTTGCGTAAGTCAATAAACCCAAGATGGGATGAATTTGCACACTAGTGACATGAGAGGAAATCCTAACCTTTTTGCCAACTTCTTTCTCCATTTTGTCCAGGTAATCCTTTACAATTTGATTACCCCTTGTATTGTTCAAGAATATTCTCAAATGCAATTTCGACTGACATGCTTGAGCCAGCTTTCCCTTAAGAGGAATCCAAATGTCAGCAAGCTCGGATATATTATATTTCAAGAAATTCACTTCAGCATGACCAAGGGAGGCAACTTCATCGAAGGGTCCATCGAAATCATACACATCTATTTCCATCACTGATGGAGGATCTTCCATGGCatcaaattcaaaaatttctgcAAGTTTAGGTAAATCAAAATATATAAGAGAAGCTGCTTGATAATGCATGTCCAATGAATCCTGCAATAGCTGATGGATGTCAGGAAAAAAATACAGTTTACCATTCCATTGAGGCTCAAGGGTGTGAAACTTAATAGAACTTGTCTTTGTCTTTCCATTGCATGTAAATACAACATATGGATCAGAGAAGCCAGATGATTTGGTTGCTGCCAAGTTGGTTCCCTCGATCAGAGCAACAGTCAGCAACCAGCCATCCCCTTGAGCTTTGACTCCATGATCACCTAATATACATTCCAATCCCAATGGTTAATATTAGTGGACTATTAGAGTAATCATCCGAAACAATATCTGAATCCTGAAGGTTATGTTGAACACAGGGAAAGGTAACAGTAACTATTTCTTCCAATTAGGAAATGCCTAAGCAAGCACTTGTTTTGAGACCTAACAGCTACATGCTAACTTGTCACTGTTGACTGAAATGTAGAGCAGGATTTGTCTGATGAAATTTCACTACTAATAGTAATTCTGAACCTCTGATGAATAAAACTTAAGGTGACATTCTATTCCCACTAAGAAAAACAATGAGAAGCCAGATATATGCTACCTCTCTGCCTCTTCGCCTGGATGAACCGTCCAATCATATTTAGGACACGCTGTCCTTGTAGAACAAGAACCCCACAAACTACAACTTCACCAGCAGAATCTGGCAAGTCCAGACCTGGGAACTCGAGACCTTGAATTATACTAGGACTTGCAAGGATGATGTGCGCAGAAACATATACAAATGCAAAAATTGAGGATAAAAGAGTAAAATTTCCAAATATTCGAAATGCTAGCTTCCAATCAGATTCTTGCTCTGGTTGCACAGAAGACAGGACTTCATTATTGTCTGTTGTATCTTTTGCATCAACTGGCCTCAAAGTTCGAGCAAGGAGCTCAGAGAACTGAGCATAGCTATCCTTCAAGCCTTGTCGTGCCCCATTTTCAATCATGCTCTTCATCATGGTActttgaaaaaaatttaagcGCCAAGAGACTACAAGACGTGAAGATTTTTCATCATTTGGCAGTTCAGGCCCTGGCATTATGCAGGTTAAAACCTCCACTCTGAAATTATTGCCAAAAGGAACTTCCGGAGTACTAGCAGATGCTAAAACTGCAAACATCTCTCCATCTGCCTTCAAGTATGTCACGTCCTCCGTCGCTTTCACAGCCTTAACTAATTTAGTAGGAGCTTTTGTGTAGCTTATGACCCTCTTCAAGATTTCACCATCATTTTCAAGTATCCATTGTTGAATTTCAAGATCAGTAGTTCCTTGAATCTCGgctagtgattgcagaaagtctGAACTTGGAGAGAAAAGATGTGTGTTCAAGTCACTTGGTGCAACAGCATAAACTTGATCAAGGAGTACTCCACCTGACAAATTATCAGGCATTTCTTTCCCTTCATGCCGAGAACCAAAGGCCTTCAGTAGCTCATCAAATGTCATAGATGCACTAGCTTCCTGATCCTGCTTCTCATGAGATTGCGAGCTGGTTGATGGTGTTTCTTCAAGAACATCTGGACTGCTGTCCAGATTGGAGAGAGATGGAGCAGGAGCTTCAGTGTCTTTTGGTTTAAATATTTGATACAGCATGTTGACAAATGACGGACCGCCATTTGATTTATCCTCCTTGATAACTTCTATCTCGTCGCTCTCTGATACTGCTGTGGATATTTCTATTGGAATATTTGGCAAAGAAGATCCTTTCACTAATTCAGCTGATTTGTCCGAATTTGATGCGAGGTCATCTGAAGCCCAATGTGCAAGTGCCGCGATCTCTTCAGAGTGATTTTGACTTAGAGATATGGTGAGGCAAATTTCTCCTAGAAAAGGAACCATCAGCAGACTGATTAAGGGAGAAAAAAGCACAAATTGAATGAACACCAAAGAATAAAGGGTACAAGATAACTTTGCTGCATGTCCTTACCGCAATCCTTGAGCTTGGCCTTCTTGCTCTTGGGCTGCAGCTGGTACCACTGCGTCCCTAGCGTGCGGTTGTCGGCGTCGAGCACGTCGGTGAGGGGCACCTTGACCTGGCCGAGGACGTCGTCGGAGAAGTAGCGGTCCTCGTGGAGCACGGAGACGAGGAGCTGGTCCTTGAGATCCCCGACCCGGAAGGCGAACTCCTCGTCCCAGGCGGGGCTGAGCGTCTTCCGCAGCACCTTGGTCTTGGCCCGCTGCTTGCCCAGCTGCGCCCTGGCGTAGGGGTCCCGCGGCCCGTCGGCATCCGTCGCCGGGAGGCCCCGGGCCTCGATCACGCGCACCACCAGCCTCATCTTTCTTGGAAAATGGGacgtttttttttaaatcctGTTCTGTTCTAACACTACTGTTCccaagaaattcgattcgggCGTCCGTACGCCTCCTCCAATCGAATCGAAGCAATC comes from Panicum virgatum strain AP13 chromosome 4K, P.virgatum_v5, whole genome shotgun sequence and encodes:
- the LOC120703341 gene encoding C2 and GRAM domain-containing protein At1g03370-like, translating into MRLVVRVIEARGLPATDADGPRDPYARAQLGKQRAKTKVLRKTLSPAWDEEFAFRVGDLKDQLLVSVLHEDRYFSDDVLGQVKVPLTDVLDADNRTLGTQWYQLQPKSKKAKLKDCGEICLTISLSQNHSEEIAALAHWASDDLASNSDKSAELVKGSSLPNIPIEISTAVSESDEIEVIKEDKSNGGPSFVNMLYQIFKPKDTEAPAPSLSNLDSSPDVLEETPSTSSQSHEKQDQEASASMTFDELLKAFGSRHEGKEMPDNLSGGVLLDQVYAVAPSDLNTHLFSPSSDFLQSLAEIQGTTDLEIQQWILENDGEILKRVISYTKAPTKLVKAVKATEDVTYLKADGEMFAVLASASTPEVPFGNNFRVEVLTCIMPGPELPNDEKSSRLVVSWRLNFFQSTMMKSMIENGARQGLKDSYAQFSELLARTLRPVDAKDTTDNNEVLSSVQPEQESDWKLAFRIFGNFTLLSSIFAFVYVSAHIILASPSIIQGLEFPGLDLPDSAGEVVVCGVLVLQGQRVLNMIGRFIQAKRQRGDHGVKAQGDGWLLTVALIEGTNLAATKSSGFSDPYVVFTCNGKTKTSSIKFHTLEPQWNEIFEFDAMEDPPSVMEIDVYDFDGPFDEVASLGHAEVNFLKYNISELADIWIPLKGKLAQACQSKLHLRIFLNNTRGNQIVKDYLDKMEKEVGKKIAVRSPHANLAFQKIFSLPPEEFLINDFTCHLKRKMLTQGRLFLSPRIFGFYTNLFGNKTKFFFLWEDIEQILVVPATLASMGSPSLVIILRKGRGIDAKHGAKQLDSEGRLKFHFQSFVSFSVAHKTIMALWKARSLTPEQKVQLVEEESETEDFQNEEGGSFLGIEDAKMSGVFSSTKPFGVSTAMSIFEGGPLERRVMEKVGCLDYSVTEWEPVRPDVYQRQVHYKFDKKSAQHEGEAMSTQQKSPLPNKNGWLVEEVMTFEGIPIGECFNLHIRYQLESKTSKEKTCTVQVFIGIVWLKSCKNRKKITQDVASNASSHLKKIFSQLEKESISAKFPF